One genomic segment of Betaproteobacteria bacterium includes these proteins:
- a CDS encoding alpha/beta fold hydrolase, translating to MKPSQSAIVKIRGLDYHCRIWGNPRAPIVVLLHGFQDVSASWQFTVDALQGDWFVVAPDWRGYGLTQWSGADSYWFPDYLGDLDALLDELSPDAPVNLVGHSMGGNVGGLYAGVRPERVRRFVNIEGFGIGGRRQEPAPRRLARWLDELKDEAEQRAYDSFDEFAARMRAENPRLTEERARFLAEHWGREDEESGIVRRADPAHKRSNPTPTGTDDLLACWRETTAPVLWIEGAQSGLIARIARSPEEYEARKAAIQDLAIERIEGAGHNVHHDQPEELAAAIERFLLA from the coding sequence ATGAAACCGAGTCAATCCGCCATCGTCAAGATCCGCGGCCTCGATTATCACTGCCGCATCTGGGGCAATCCGCGGGCGCCGATCGTCGTGCTGCTGCACGGGTTCCAGGATGTCTCGGCGTCGTGGCAGTTCACGGTCGATGCCCTGCAAGGCGACTGGTTCGTCGTCGCGCCCGACTGGCGCGGCTACGGTCTCACGCAGTGGAGCGGGGCCGACAGCTACTGGTTTCCAGACTACCTCGGGGACCTCGATGCGCTGCTCGACGAGCTCTCGCCCGACGCGCCGGTGAACCTGGTCGGCCACAGCATGGGCGGAAATGTCGGCGGCTTGTATGCGGGTGTGCGGCCCGAGCGCGTGCGCCGGTTCGTCAACATCGAGGGCTTCGGCATCGGCGGACGGCGGCAGGAGCCGGCACCCCGGCGTCTCGCCCGCTGGCTCGACGAATTGAAGGACGAAGCCGAGCAACGCGCGTACGACAGCTTCGACGAGTTCGCTGCCCGCATGCGGGCCGAGAACCCGCGGCTCACCGAGGAGCGCGCGCGCTTTCTTGCCGAGCATTGGGGCCGGGAGGACGAGGAGAGCGGCATCGTTCGCCGTGCCGATCCCGCACACAAGCGCAGCAATCCGACACCCACCGGCACCGACGATCTCCTCGCGTGCTGGCGCGAGACCACCGCGCCGGTGCTATGGATCGAAGGCGCGCAATCGGGGCTGATCGCCCGTATCGCGCGCAGCCCCGAGGAGTACGAGGCGCGCAAGGCGGCCATCCAGGATCTCGCCATCGAGCGCATTGAAGGCGCCGGCCACAACGTTCACCACGATCAGCCCGAAGAGCTTGCCGCGGCCATCGAGCGTTTTCTTCTCGCCTGA